GGTGCTCCGCCCCCCAGGTCCCCTCCTCCTCGGAATAGGTGAAGGCGCCCAGGCGCTCGAAGCGTGCCTCGCGCACGAATTCGAGGAGCTCCTCGAACTCCGCCTCCGTCTCGCCGGGATGGCCCACGATCATCGTCGTGCGCAGCGCCACGCCGGGCACCTCCGCGCGCAGGCGCCCAATGAGCGCGCGCGTCCAGGCGCCGTCCACGTGGCGGTGCATCCGCTCCAGCATCCCGTCCGCGATGTGCTGGAGCGGGATGTCCAGGTAGCGGCAGACCTTGGGGTTGCCGGCCATCGCGGTCAGCACGTCCTCCGGGAAATCGGCCGGGTAGGAATAGTGGATGCGGATCCACTCGACGCCGGGCACGGCGGACAAGCGCTCCAGCAACTCGCCGAGCGCGCGGCGCCTGTAGAGGTCGAGCCCGTAGTAGGTCGTGTCCTGCGCGATCAGGATCAGCTCCTTGACGCCGCGCGCGGCCAGGGACTCCGCCTCCGCGACCAGGTCCTCCATCGGCACGGAGCGGTGTGCGCCGCGGATGAAGGGGATGGCGCAGTAGGAGCAGCGCCGGTCGCAGCCTTCGGAAATCTTGAGATAGGCGTAGCCCAGCGGCTGCGACTGGTAGCGCTCCGTCATGCGGCCCGGCTCCACGCCCAGGTGCCGCAGCACGGGCGCAAGGTCGCGGGCGCCGAACCAGGCGTCCACCTCGGGGATCTCCTTCGGCAGTTCGTCCATATAACGCTGCGAAAGGCAGCCGAACACGGCCACTTCCCCGGCCCTTCCCTGCTTCTTCTCCTCCACGGCCGCCAGGATGGCCTCGACCGACTCTTCCTTGGCGTCGCCGATGAACCCGCAGGTATTGACCAGCAGGATGTCGACGGGCTGGTCGTCCTCCACAATGGCGAAAGCATCTGCAGGCAGGCTGGCCAGCAGATGCTCCGTGTCTACGGTGTTCTTCGAACAGCCGAGGGTGACGACCCTAAGCTTCTTTCGCGGCGTCATCGTTCTGCTCCTCCTCCTTTACAAAGTCCAGGGAGGCATACTTGACGATCTGGCTGTACCAGTCCACCACCTTGCGCATGTGGGACACGTAGAAACGGTCCGCGTCGTAGTTGGGGATCGCCTTGCTGAAGAGGGCCACGAGCTCCTTGTCGGAAGCCTTGGCGGAAGGCGCCTCGGCGTCGCCGAGCGCAGCCTTGATGGCCAGGAACACCTCGTCGAGCTTCTTCTCGCCCTCGCTGGTGTAGATGGCGATGTCGGCCAGGCTGGAGATGCGGTTGGAGCCGGTGAAGACCTTGCGCTGCTTGGTCTCCAGACTCTCCGCGATGGCGCCGTTGCGGGCCTGGGCTACATATTGATAGAGGCCGTGCTGGCCCGAGACGGACAGGATCCGTGCTAAATCAGTTTGCATATCAGTTGTCGGATTAAAAGTTGTAGTTCTTCTTTGGTGCCGCCGTTGTCCACGACGAAATCGATCCGGGCGGGATCGAAAGACTGCAGGGCGTCCCGCTCCGCGGCCTTGGGGTTGCGGCGGACGCGCACCTCATAAGGCGCGTCCACCAGCACGACGGTGTCGTAGAGGCCGTCGAACCGGGGCTTGTCCAGCGCGATGGCGGATTCCACAAACACGAGCGGGGCCTTCTGCGCCGCCTTCCAGGCCTTCAGGTCCTCCACCACATAGGGATAGACCATTTCCTCCAGGGTCCGGAGCTTGTCCGGATCGGAGAAGACCATGCCGATCTGCGACCAGGGCAGCGAAAGCCGCTCCTCGATGCTGCATTTCAGGCCGGGGACGACCGAATAGAGCATCTTGGTGCGCGCGTCGCACTCATAGACCGGGAAATCCAGCGACGCCAGATAGCGGCACGCTTCGCTTTTCCCGCTCCCGATGGGGCCTGTGACGAGGATCGTTCGCATCGCTTGGCTACTCGGCGGTTTGCAGGAGGCAGTCGAACACCTCCGGGGTGAGCGTATATTCGATCACGTTGGAGGAAAGGCCCTCGCAGCGCGCCATGCAGCGGCCGCTCCGCGAATTCACGAAATCCTGGTAGTCGATGTAGAAGCGCGTCTGCACGGAGGGGTCCGCGGTCGTCGGGAAGACGCAGCGGAACACAGCCGTGGCCGTAGACGGGAGGATCGCCAGGTTCACGCGGGGCGGGACGTTGCGCGTCTCGAGCTTGACTTCCGCGCGGATCTCGACATAGCG
The sequence above is a segment of the Bacteroidales bacterium WCE2004 genome. Coding sequences within it:
- a CDS encoding dephospho-CoA kinase is translated as MRTILVTGPIGSGKSEACRYLASLDFPVYECDARTKMLYSVVPGLKCSIEERLSLPWSQIGMVFSDPDKLRTLEEMVYPYVVEDLKAWKAAQKAPLVFVESAIALDKPRFDGLYDTVVLVDAPYEVRVRRNPKAAERDALQSFDPARIDFVVDNGGTKEELQLLIRQLICKLI
- a CDS encoding SSU ribosomal protein S12P methylthiotransferase, coding for MTPRKKLRVVTLGCSKNTVDTEHLLASLPADAFAIVEDDQPVDILLVNTCGFIGDAKEESVEAILAAVEEKKQGRAGEVAVFGCLSQRYMDELPKEIPEVDAWFGARDLAPVLRHLGVEPGRMTERYQSQPLGYAYLKISEGCDRRCSYCAIPFIRGAHRSVPMEDLVAEAESLAARGVKELILIAQDTTYYGLDLYRRRALGELLERLSAVPGVEWIRIHYSYPADFPEDVLTAMAGNPKVCRYLDIPLQHIADGMLERMHRHVDGAWTRALIGRLRAEVPGVALRTTMIVGHPGETEAEFEELLEFVREARFERLGAFTYSEEEGTWGAEHLKDDVPEDVKRERLDRLMSLQREISLECNRARVGTEVRVMVDGFVDGNAVCRSEFESPEVDGEILLPHPDPALRVGDMIRVRIVAADDYDLTGEQIH